The Pecten maximus chromosome 6, xPecMax1.1, whole genome shotgun sequence DNA window TGTGACGGGATGTCCCAGTAACCTTATTGTGACTGGACGTCTCAGTATCCTTATTGTGACGGGACGTCTCAGTATCCTTATTGTGACGGGATGTCCCAGTATCCTTATTGTGCCAGGATGTCTCAGTATCCTTATTGTGACGGGATGTTTTGCTATCCTTATTGTGACGGGATGTCCCAGTATCCTTATTGTGACGGGACGTCTCAGTATCCTTATTGTGATGGGATGTCTCAGTATCCTTATTGTGCCAGGATGTCACAGTATCCTTATTGTGCCAGGATGTCTCAGTATCCTTATTGTGACGGGATGTTTTGCTATCCTTATTGTGACGGGATGTCCCAGTATCCTTATTGTGACGGGACGTCTCAGTATCCTTATTGTGATGGGATGTCTCAGTATCCTTATTGTGATGGGATGTCCTAGTATCCTTATTGTGACGGGATGTCCCAGTATCTTTATTGTGATGGGATATCTCAGTATCCTTATTGTGACATAGTGTCTCGGTATCCTTATTGTGACGCGATGTCTCAGTATCCTTATTGTGACGTTGTGTCTCAGTATCCTTATTGTGATGGGATGTCTCAGTATCCTTATTGTGATGGGATGTCTCAATATCCTTATTGTGACGTATTGTCTCAGTATCCTGATTGTGACGGGATGTCACAGTATCCTTATTGTGACTGGACGTCTCAGTATCCTTATTGTGACGGGACGTCTCAGTATCCTTATTGTGACGGGATGTCCCAGTATCCTTATTGTGACTGGATGTCTCAGTATCCTTATTGTGACGGGATGTCCCAGTATCCTTATTGTGCCAGGATGTCTCAGTATCCTTATTGTGACGGGATGTTTTGCTATCCTTATTGTGACGGGATGTCCCAGTATCCTTATTGTGACGGGACGTCTCAGTATCCTTATTGTGATGGGATGTCTCAGTATCCTTATTGTGATGGGATGTCCTAGTATCCTTATTGTGACGGGATGTCCCAGTATCCTTATTGTGATGGGATATCTCAGTATCCTTATTGTGACATAGTGTCTCGGTATCCTTATTGTGACGCGATGTCTCAGTATCCTTATTGTGACGTTGTGTCTCAGTATCCTTATTGTGATGGGATGTCTCAGTATCCTTATTGTGATGGGATGTCTCAATATCCTTATTGTGACGTATTGTCTCAGTATCCTGATTGTGACGGGATGTCACAGTATCCTTATTGTGACGGGATGTCTCAGTATCCTTATTGTGACATAGTGTCTCAGTATCCTTATTGTGACGTAGTGTCTCAGTATCCTTATTGTGACGTAGTGTCTCAGTATCCTTATTGTGCCGGGATGTCTCAGTATCCTTATTGTGCCGGGATGTCTCAGTATCCTTATTGTGACGTATTGTCTCAGTATCCTTATTGTGACGGGATGTCTCATTATCCTTATTGTGATGGGATATCTCAGTATCCTTATTTTGACGTAGTGTCTCAGTATCCTTATTGTGATGGGATGTCCCAGTATCCTTATTGTGACTGGATGTCTCAGTATCCTTATTGTGACGGGATGTCTCAGTATCCTTATTGTGACTGGATGTCCCAGTATCCTTATTGTGACGGGATGTCTCAGTATCCTTATTGTGACGGGATGTTTTGCTATCCTTATTGTGACGGGATGTCTCAGTATCCTTATTGTGACTGGATGTCTCAGTATCCTTATTGTGACGGGATGTCTCAGTATCCTTATTGTGACTGGATGTCCCAGTATCCTTATTGTGACGGGATGTCTCAGTATCCTTATTGTGACGGGATGTTTTGCTATCCTTATTGTGACGGGATGTCCCAGTATCCTTATTGTGACGGGACGTCTCAGTATCCTTATTGTGATGGGATGTCTCAGTATCCTTATTGTGCCAGGATGTCACAGTATCCTTATTGTGCCAGGATGTCTCAGTATCCTTATTGTGACGGGATGTCTCAGTATCCTTATTGTGACCGGATGTCTCAGTATCCTTATTGTGACGGGATGTCTCAGTATCCTTATTGTGCCGGGATGTCTCAATATCCTTATTGTGACGTTGTGTCTCAGTATCCTTATTGTGACAGGATGTCTCAGTATCCTTATTGTGACGTTGTGTCTCAGTATCCTTATTGTGACGCGATGTCTCAGTATCCTTATTGTGACGTTGTGTCTCAGTATCCTTATTGTGACAGGATGTCTCAGTATCCTTATTGTGATGGAATGTCTCAATATCCTTATTGTGACGTAGTGTCTCAGTATCCTTATTGTGACTGGATGTCTCAGTATCCTTATTGTGATGGGATATCTCAGTATACTTATTGTGACTGGATGTCTCAGTATCCTTAATTGGACACAGTGTCCCAGTTTCTATTTTTGGACTAGAAGTCCCACAAACCTCCATATCCTGGGGGATGTGCAATGCCTTAACAGCATGTTTGCCTGACCTTTTGAACAGCCATCCTTGTTGATACAGGAGTTAACAAAGATGCTGAATAATCAGGTGCTTCCCCATGAAGCaatttgtatatcaatacacTTGTGTGATAGTGTTCATTCTTAGATTTTTCTCTTCCTATGTAAGTCTTTATTTGTGATGTAAGTCTATATCTGATGTAAGTCTATATCTGTGATGTAAGTCTATATCTGTGATGTAAGTCTATATATGTGATGTAAGTCTATATCTATgatgtaagtctatatatctgATGTAAGTCTATATTATCTATGATGTAAGTCTATATCTGATGTAAGTCTATATCTGTGATGTAAGTCTATATCTgatgtaagtctatatatctgATGTTAGTCTATACCTGATGTAAGTCTATATATGTGATGTAAGTATATATCTGATGTAAGTCTATATCTGTgatgtaagtctatatatctgATGCATGTCTATATCTGTGATGTAAGTATATATCTGATGTAAGTATATCTGTgatgtaagtctatatatctgATGAAAGTCTATATCTGTGATGTAAGTCTATATCTGATGTAAGTCTATATCTGTGATGTAAGTATATCTGTGATGTAAGTATATCTGTgatgtaagtctatatatctgATGAAAGTCTATATCCATgatgtaagtctatatatctgATGAAAGTATATATCTGATGTAAGTCTATATCTATGATGTAAGTCTATATTTGTGATGTAAGTTTATATCTGTGATGTAAGTTTATATCTGTgatgtgtgtctatatatgtgatgtaagtctatatctgtgatgtaagtctatatatgtgatgttagtctatatctgtgatgtaagtctatatttgtgatataagtCTATATATGTGATTTTAGTCTATATCTGTGATATAAGCCTATAT harbors:
- the LOC117330220 gene encoding putative uncharacterized protein DDB_G0282133, with the protein product MEVCGTSSPKIETGTLCPIKDTETSSHNKYTEISHHNKDTETSSHNKDTETLRHNKDIETFHHNKDTETSCHNKDTETQRHNKDTETSRHNKDTETQRHNKDTETSCHNKDTETQRHNKDIETSRHNKDTETSRHNKDTETSGHNKDTETSRHNKDTETSWHNKDTVTSWHNKDTETSHHNKDTETSRHNKDTGTSRHNKDSKTSRHNKDTETSRHNKDTGTSSHNKDTETSRHNKDTETSSHNKDTETSRHNKDSKTSRHNKDTETSRHNKDTGTSSHNKDTETSRHNKDTETSSHNKDTGTSHHNKDTETLRQNKDTEISHHNKDNETSRHNKDTETIRHNKDTETSRHNKDTETSRHNKDTETLRHNKDTETLRHNKDTETLCHNKDTETSRHNKDTVTSRHNQDTETIRHNKDIETSHHNKDTETSHHNKDTETQRHNKDTETSRHNKDTETLCHNKDTEISHHNKDTGTSRHNKDTRTSHHNKDTETSHHNKDTETSRHNKDTGTSRHNKDSKTSRHNKDTETSWHNKDTGTSRHNKDTETSSHNKDTGTSRHNKDTETSRHNKDTETSSHNKDTVTSRHNQDTETIRHNKDIETSHHNKDTETSHHNKDTETQRHNKDTETSRHNKDTETLCHNKDTEISHHNKDTGTSRHNKDTRTSHHNKDTETSHHNKDTETSRHNKDTGTSRHNKDSKTSRHNKDTETSWHNKDTVTSWHNKDTETSHHNKDTETSRHNKDTGTSRHNKDSKTSRHNKDTETSWHNKDTGTSRHNKDTETSRHNKDTETSSHNKVTGTSRHNKDTEISRHNKVTGTSSHNKDTETSCHNKDTETLRHNKDNETSRHNKDTGTSRLTKDPGTFIPIQILGHLVVVRT